The Desmonostoc muscorum LEGE 12446 genome includes a region encoding these proteins:
- a CDS encoding chemotaxis protein CheW: protein METKKKFLSFNLGVKDTAVISLEHITEVLQVSLPEICGVPQMPSCVLGIYNWRGEMLWLVDLDAMLGYPPISQGSNLLSKMMAVVLENESKYLGLLVRQLLDIEWLDTKQIKPPTAELFYPKISPFLQGYFINDAKEMMFNLDAITIIQAPMWGIQN from the coding sequence TTGGAAACCAAGAAAAAATTTTTAAGTTTTAATTTGGGAGTAAAGGATACAGCCGTAATTTCATTAGAACACATCACAGAAGTTTTGCAAGTATCATTGCCAGAAATATGTGGGGTTCCTCAGATGCCGAGTTGCGTCTTGGGTATCTATAACTGGCGTGGTGAGATGCTTTGGTTAGTAGATTTAGACGCAATGTTAGGTTATCCTCCAATTTCCCAAGGCTCAAATTTACTCTCAAAAATGATGGCGGTTGTTCTAGAAAATGAAAGTAAGTATTTGGGGCTATTGGTGCGGCAGCTTCTCGATATTGAATGGCTCGATACTAAGCAAATAAAACCGCCAACTGCTGAATTATTTTATCCTAAAATTTCACCTTTTTTGCAGGGTTACTTTATTAATGACGCAAAGGAGATGATGTTTAATTTGGATGCAATAACGATTATCCAAGCTCCTATGTGGGGAATTCAAAATTGA
- a CDS encoding response regulator transcription factor yields MNTVLVVEDGLTDMEIISRYLQQAGYSVISATSSEEAQDKIDKTKPDLIFLDVILPGKSGFEICRELKNNPNTSKIPVVFCSTKNSDVDKIWGNMLGAEGYLSKPIDREELLVVLKRLINN; encoded by the coding sequence ATGAATACTGTTTTAGTTGTTGAAGATGGCTTAACTGATATGGAAATAATCAGCCGTTACTTACAACAGGCAGGTTATTCTGTGATTAGTGCCACAAGTAGTGAAGAGGCTCAAGACAAAATCGATAAAACTAAGCCTGATTTAATATTTCTTGATGTAATTTTACCAGGAAAAAGTGGCTTTGAAATTTGCCGGGAGCTGAAAAATAACCCCAATACCAGCAAAATTCCTGTGGTTTTTTGTTCTACAAAAAATAGTGATGTAGATAAAATTTGGGGTAATATGTTGGGTGCTGAAGGCTATTTATCAAAACCAATTGATCGAGAGGAATTACTCGTAGTTCTCAAACGATTAATTAATAATTAA
- a CDS encoding GAF domain-containing protein encodes MTFLYQNNPDSEHLIPEVKNQNGSANVANIASDEIALLNAIAQEFKSWRRQLHDIAIHMRQANDFNTLLKITVTQIREKIGCDRALIYQFNSLESGNVLAESRTLGWTPTLGENIPGIIFGLYTNQDYLESVAIDDTNQIQLTPHQKQLLEKFQIKASLSLPILVEGKVWGLLAVNNCSCPRQWQEGEISLLYQITRELTYRLHSFEFEKELQQQTQAKKSAAKVIDKILRISNVDKLFQATTQEIRQLLKCDRVGVYRFKPDWSGEFVSESVGNGWVRMVGPDFKMVWEDTHLQETQGGRYAKGETFVVKDIYQTGHAQCHIDILEQFQMMAYIIAPIFSGEKLWGLLAAYQNSGPRDWQPWEESFLSQIGLQFGVAITQGEYLEQVQRKSEQLSQIVEQEKTVTKTVNRIRQSLDIESVFKTTTQEVRQLLKCDRVVVFRFNPDWSGEFVAESVGNAWTKLVGPGIKTIWADTYMQENQGGRYTKGESFVAHNIYEVGHSPCHVEMLEQFEVRAYVIVPVFSGEVLWGLLAAYQNSDSRDWQPWEVNFLVQIGLQFGVAISQAEYMEQLRVKSQQLTQFAEQEKSVTKIVNRIRQSLEVEEIFKIATQEVRQLLRCDRVAVYRFNPDWSGEFVAESVGHNWVKLVGPDIKTVWEDTHLQETQGGRYAQGENFIVNDIYKVGHFPCHIEMLEQFEVKAYVIVPVFAGEQLWGLLAAYQNSGTRDWEQSEVTLLARIGSQFGLALQQTEYLQQLQAQSTKLAEAAGREKAAKELLQQRSIQLLTALRPALNGDLTVRAPITEDELGTIADAYNNTLQALRQIVIQVQAAAQKVAQTSSNSDASLTELTNSAQHQSEELTVALGDIKQMVDSTQAVVANAQLVQVAVQQANQTVESGDTAMNLTVKAIQGIRETVAQTSKKIKRLSESSQKISKVVNLIGNFATQTNVLALNAAIEATRAGEYGKGFAVVADEVRSLSRQSAAATIEIEKLVQEIQTETGEVAVAMETGIQQVVEGTNLVSETRQNLNAIVSATAEISQLIERITASTQQQMTQSVTVTASMQDVAEIANKTFAESQEIANVFEELSGMAQELLTTASKFKVS; translated from the coding sequence ATGACGTTTTTGTATCAAAATAACCCAGATAGTGAGCATTTAATTCCTGAAGTAAAAAATCAGAATGGTAGTGCTAATGTGGCAAATATTGCTAGCGATGAAATTGCTTTATTAAATGCGATCGCTCAAGAATTTAAAAGTTGGCGGCGACAGTTGCACGACATTGCAATTCATATGCGACAAGCTAACGATTTTAATACTCTACTTAAAATTACTGTAACACAAATTCGAGAAAAAATTGGCTGCGATCGCGCCTTAATTTATCAGTTTAATTCCCTAGAATCAGGTAATGTTTTAGCAGAATCTCGAACACTAGGTTGGACACCAACTCTGGGCGAAAATATTCCTGGGATTATTTTTGGTTTATATACTAATCAAGACTATTTAGAGTCTGTAGCTATTGATGATACCAATCAGATACAACTTACGCCCCATCAAAAGCAGCTGCTAGAAAAATTTCAAATCAAAGCCAGTTTGAGTTTACCAATTTTAGTAGAAGGTAAAGTTTGGGGATTATTAGCAGTCAATAATTGCTCCTGTCCCAGGCAATGGCAAGAGGGAGAAATCAGCTTATTGTATCAAATTACCAGAGAATTAACCTACAGATTGCACAGCTTTGAATTTGAAAAAGAACTGCAACAGCAGACACAAGCAAAAAAATCAGCAGCTAAGGTCATCGATAAGATTCTGCGAATATCAAATGTCGATAAACTTTTCCAAGCAACTACTCAAGAAATCCGCCAATTATTAAAATGCGATCGCGTAGGTGTTTATCGCTTTAAACCCGACTGGAGTGGCGAGTTTGTCTCGGAATCAGTGGGTAATGGTTGGGTAAGAATGGTCGGCCCTGATTTTAAAATGGTTTGGGAAGATACCCACTTGCAAGAAACCCAAGGAGGACGTTACGCCAAAGGTGAAACTTTTGTCGTCAAAGACATTTATCAAACGGGTCATGCTCAATGTCATATTGATATTTTAGAGCAATTCCAAATGATGGCTTACATCATTGCGCCCATATTTTCTGGAGAAAAATTATGGGGATTGTTGGCAGCTTATCAAAATTCTGGCCCTCGTGATTGGCAACCTTGGGAAGAAAGCTTTTTAAGTCAGATTGGTTTGCAATTTGGCGTGGCTATCACACAAGGGGAATATCTCGAACAAGTGCAGAGAAAATCCGAGCAACTTTCTCAGATAGTTGAACAAGAAAAAACTGTAACTAAGACAGTTAACCGCATTCGACAATCCTTAGATATAGAAAGCGTTTTCAAAACAACTACTCAAGAAGTACGGCAATTATTAAAATGCGATCGCGTTGTAGTTTTTCGCTTTAATCCCGACTGGAGTGGTGAATTTGTTGCCGAGTCAGTGGGTAATGCTTGGACAAAATTGGTAGGCCCTGGGATTAAAACTATTTGGGCAGATACCTACATGCAAGAAAATCAAGGGGGACGATATACCAAAGGTGAAAGCTTTGTTGCTCATAACATCTATGAAGTGGGTCATTCTCCTTGTCATGTTGAGATGTTAGAGCAATTTGAAGTTAGAGCTTATGTGATTGTTCCTGTATTTTCTGGAGAAGTATTGTGGGGATTATTAGCAGCTTATCAAAATTCCGATTCTCGTGATTGGCAACCTTGGGAAGTCAACTTTTTAGTTCAGATTGGCTTACAATTTGGTGTAGCAATATCACAAGCAGAATATATGGAACAACTGCGAGTCAAATCTCAACAATTGACTCAGTTTGCCGAACAAGAAAAATCAGTTACAAAGATAGTTAACCGCATTCGACAATCTTTAGAAGTAGAAGAAATATTTAAAATAGCTACTCAAGAAGTACGTCAATTATTACGATGCGATCGCGTCGCTGTTTATCGCTTTAATCCCGACTGGAGTGGCGAATTTGTAGCTGAGTCAGTGGGTCATAATTGGGTCAAACTCGTAGGGCCTGATATCAAAACTGTTTGGGAAGATACCCATTTACAAGAAACTCAAGGAGGTCGATATGCCCAAGGCGAAAACTTTATTGTCAATGACATCTATAAAGTAGGTCATTTTCCCTGCCATATTGAGATGTTAGAACAGTTTGAAGTTAAAGCTTATGTGATTGTTCCTGTATTTGCTGGAGAACAATTGTGGGGCTTGCTAGCAGCTTATCAAAATTCTGGAACTCGTGATTGGGAACAATCGGAAGTTACTTTGTTAGCACGCATTGGCAGCCAGTTCGGGTTAGCATTACAACAAACTGAATATTTGCAACAGCTACAAGCCCAGTCAACAAAATTAGCAGAAGCAGCAGGACGGGAAAAAGCAGCTAAGGAATTACTCCAACAAAGATCGATTCAACTTCTAACAGCGCTTAGACCAGCCCTCAACGGGGATTTAACAGTACGCGCACCGATTACAGAAGATGAATTAGGCACGATCGCAGACGCCTACAATAATACTCTACAAGCACTACGGCAAATAGTTATTCAAGTACAGGCAGCAGCCCAAAAAGTTGCCCAAACTTCCAGCAATAGCGATGCTTCACTGACGGAACTGACCAATTCAGCGCAACATCAATCTGAAGAACTTACCGTAGCTTTAGGCGACATTAAACAGATGGTGGACTCTACTCAAGCTGTGGTGGCGAACGCCCAACTGGTGCAAGTAGCAGTACAACAAGCCAATCAAACTGTAGAGTCTGGGGATACGGCGATGAACTTAACCGTCAAAGCCATCCAAGGAATTCGTGAAACCGTCGCCCAAACTAGCAAAAAGATTAAACGTCTGAGTGAATCCTCGCAAAAAATCTCCAAAGTCGTGAATTTGATTGGTAATTTTGCCACACAGACAAACGTCCTGGCTTTGAATGCAGCCATTGAAGCCACCCGTGCCGGTGAATATGGCAAAGGCTTTGCAGTTGTAGCTGATGAAGTGCGTTCTCTATCTCGCCAATCAGCAGCAGCAACCATCGAAATTGAAAAATTAGTCCAGGAGATTCAAACAGAAACTGGGGAAGTTGCAGTAGCGATGGAAACTGGTATTCAGCAGGTAGTGGAAGGCACAAACCTGGTAAGTGAGACTCGTCAAAACTTAAATGCGATCGTTTCTGCAACTGCCGAAATTAGTCAATTAATCGAGCGAATTACCGCATCAACTCAACAACAAATGACGCAATCTGTAACAGTAACTGCATCAATGCAAGATGTCGCAGAAATTGCCAATAAAACTTTTGCCGAATCTCAAGAAATTGCTAATGTCTTTGAAGAATTATCAGGGATGGCGCAAGAGTTATTAACAACTGCAAGTAAATTCAAAGTCAGCTGA
- a CDS encoding response regulator gives MTHPEVMVSNNLVNEFKTCTQLQYNGKLNIKSSKGSQWTFYYRLGRIVWATGGTHPFRRWRRHMAQNCPQIDIDKLQLRSQDVSIDYWDYRLIEILHKKQKIQREQIQSIAENTIAELLFDLALQAHFASITCNRSQEVILETPMNFTSAEMSVKHMQDSWKTWSEAGLANFSPDLAPVLRRPEQLQQIVSPSVYKNFVNLINGKFTLRDLAVKMKQSVLPLSRSLLPYILKGIIELVEVPDLPLVASDANNKPVTPQAKKPIAPLVACVDDSPQVCKMLEEIITSNGLRFIKIEDAVQALPTLIQDKPDLIFLDLIMPVASGYEICTQLRRISAFANTPVIILTGSDGLLDRVRAKVVGSTDFLTKPVVPDKVMGIVRKYLPTPSASIDKTKSNVEVFNQQVSNCS, from the coding sequence ATGACCCACCCGGAAGTGATGGTTTCAAATAACTTAGTGAATGAATTTAAAACTTGTACTCAACTGCAATATAATGGCAAATTAAATATTAAAAGTTCAAAAGGCAGTCAATGGACTTTTTACTATCGCCTGGGACGCATAGTTTGGGCAACAGGGGGAACTCATCCCTTCCGACGCTGGCGTAGACATATGGCTCAAAATTGTCCCCAGATTGATATTGATAAGTTGCAATTGCGCTCCCAAGACGTATCAATAGATTACTGGGATTATCGCCTAATAGAAATCTTACATAAAAAACAGAAAATCCAGAGAGAACAAATTCAGTCTATTGCCGAAAACACCATAGCGGAACTATTATTTGACCTAGCCCTGCAAGCACATTTTGCTTCTATCACTTGCAATCGCAGTCAAGAAGTTATCTTAGAAACACCAATGAATTTCACGAGTGCAGAAATGTCTGTAAAACATATGCAAGACTCGTGGAAAACTTGGTCAGAAGCTGGTTTAGCAAATTTTTCTCCTGATTTAGCACCTGTTCTGCGAAGACCAGAACAACTTCAGCAGATAGTAAGTCCATCTGTCTACAAAAACTTTGTAAATTTAATCAATGGCAAATTCACTCTGCGAGATTTAGCCGTGAAAATGAAGCAAAGTGTACTACCTCTAAGTCGTTCGCTGCTTCCTTATATCCTGAAAGGAATCATTGAATTAGTGGAAGTACCCGACTTACCTTTAGTAGCCAGTGATGCCAACAATAAGCCTGTCACTCCACAAGCAAAGAAGCCGATTGCCCCCTTAGTAGCCTGCGTGGATGATAGTCCGCAGGTTTGTAAAATGCTAGAGGAAATTATTACTTCTAATGGACTAAGATTTATCAAAATTGAAGATGCAGTACAAGCTCTACCAACCCTGATTCAGGATAAACCAGACTTGATTTTCTTGGATTTGATTATGCCAGTCGCTAGTGGTTACGAAATCTGCACTCAATTGCGACGAATATCTGCCTTCGCCAATACACCAGTAATTATATTAACAGGCAGTGATGGTCTTTTAGATAGAGTTCGTGCCAAGGTAGTTGGTTCTACAGATTTTCTCACTAAACCTGTAGTGCCTGACAAGGTAATGGGTATAGTACGAAAATATTTACCGACACCGAGTGCATCCATTGATAAAACTAAATCGAATGTAGAGGTTTTTAATCAGCAAGTTAGTAATTGTTCTTGA
- a CDS encoding ABC transporter permease — protein MINIEKNDISEIEELHRLRRNWLQPLVLLAPSGIWLLLLLVLPSLIIFELSLVADIRPGDIVNPNGFKNYIRIFDPLYLQVILRSLFFAFGTTIICLILGFPVAYWIAVAAPKRWRNLLLLGFVLPLWTSSLLRSYAWITILRPSGLLNSLLSYFGLPTLELLNRSPAVLIGMSYSLLPYMVLILYASLEKLDRRLLEAAADLGANPVEAFFKVTIPQIFPGITAGSMLVFITGLGDFIDPELLGGASSMTAARLVYNQFLGATQNWGFGSALSMTLILMVSIAIALLIKFGETTPKR, from the coding sequence ATGATTAATATTGAAAAAAATGATATTTCTGAAATAGAAGAATTGCATCGTCTGCGAAGAAATTGGCTGCAACCTTTAGTATTACTTGCACCGTCAGGAATTTGGTTATTACTTTTGTTGGTGCTACCAAGTTTGATAATTTTCGAGTTAAGTTTGGTTGCAGATATTCGACCAGGAGATATCGTTAATCCTAATGGATTCAAAAACTACATACGGATATTCGACCCCCTTTACTTGCAAGTAATCTTGCGATCGCTATTTTTCGCTTTTGGCACAACAATCATTTGTTTAATTTTAGGTTTCCCTGTGGCCTATTGGATTGCTGTGGCTGCACCGAAGCGTTGGCGAAATTTGCTACTATTAGGCTTTGTTTTGCCTTTGTGGACTTCTTCTTTACTACGTTCTTATGCTTGGATTACAATTCTTCGTCCTAGTGGTTTATTAAATAGTTTGCTAAGCTATTTCGGCTTGCCTACTTTGGAATTACTTAATAGAAGTCCGGCTGTATTGATTGGCATGAGTTACAGTTTATTACCCTATATGGTTTTAATTTTATATGCCTCTCTGGAAAAGCTAGATCGGCGTTTGTTAGAAGCAGCAGCAGATTTAGGTGCAAATCCCGTGGAAGCTTTTTTTAAAGTAACTATACCCCAAATTTTTCCCGGAATTACTGCTGGTTCCATGCTTGTATTTATCACAGGCTTAGGGGATTTTATCGACCCAGAATTACTTGGTGGTGCTTCTAGTATGACAGCGGCGCGATTAGTTTACAACCAATTTCTGGGAGCTACTCAAAATTGGGGATTTGGTTCAGCTTTGAGTATGACGTTAATTTTAATGGTGAGTATTGCGATCGCTCTTTTAATTAAGTTTGGTGAAACTACACCCAAACGCTAA
- a CDS encoding hybrid sensor histidine kinase/response regulator — translation MITDTSIREQGYIYFLAEAPELVQIIEQELFTLSEGYSIAKIHSLMRATHTLKGGAANVGLELIKMIAHFLEDVFKALYNPNLVIDAELQTLLIQAYECLSIALNTELIGSTVNDEELLQRASSVFAQLQEKLGDAFGAETHIPTSEELGFDIVQSVFEVGVQQRLNSIAETINNPPNNAEFIELLQSQAEVFLGLAESLNLPGLGEISQTILSALQANPTQVQQIAEIALADLQQAQKLVLAGDRTSGGQASPSLQQLTTLPNNQVSGELENNSSSESFILNEQEFYQFLTTSENNKNESVKPTTAKFYLKVIRYIFGWFNHQMQIPESELNLSLLVPTLPRTNLLNYIENWLTKFLAFVQEEDSQSLCIYRNGIILIILFAVAKFQYYIEKSDNYLSIIKILQNKIYKLAKKYKNYPPVTSKEKNWLDSPKLQTLLVLKEISKSSETSDDLLEVIWGEESDQNLINEVVTSETGNSLEEMDVLETVVESIPDSPQPINQQIEDKSQHFQNKNSRQPSFIRVDTDKLQNLNYLAGELLIYQKRRTLQDEQVQEIIERLMQRLAKQQTILNELRDLPLQMQNFASQQTPSFAVKFDSLEMDVYTEFQMTLHEAIEETLQLQETTESLDLLVTQAAQISGNKENLTLNIIDNLVEARMLPLGNILNRFPHMVNKLGNVYAKLVELKLCGTEVLVDKAIAEKLYDPLLHLVRNAFDHGIEPPHIRREFGKPERGLIEICAYHQGSQTVIEIRDDGQGLNLESIRRKAVELYHIQSEEKARSYAANLMESELLDLIFSPGFSTANKVSEISGRGMGLDIVRTQMNALNGSVSVESLPNQGTTFILKIPFSMTTEKLMLVQAKGVIYALLLNSIEKILIPSDEQIKEIEGKKVLHWNVEQNETIVSLRQLSELIYYHGSLFNSATPYNTSNTHGANINKNPVLLLRRNQGMFALEVDQIIGEQELVIRPLGNAIAPPKYIYGCSSLPSGDLILVIDASLLLESREIPQKTLDIIALPTTSSSNQKSLPISSTQTLSSTPLLTPSTSTDTVETQSSYDLESNNQIPKVILVVDDAISLRQTISLTLQKSGYQVIQAQNGVEALEKLQLHPEIQVVISDLEMPRMNGFELLTNLRQHPNLAKIPVVILTSRSAEKHRQLAQELGAKGYLTKPYLEHEFLSKIKDLVNSSTENFKHLLTVAPH, via the coding sequence ATGATTACCGACACTTCAATTCGTGAACAAGGATACATATATTTTCTGGCAGAAGCCCCAGAATTAGTACAGATTATTGAGCAAGAACTATTTACCTTATCTGAAGGTTATAGCATTGCAAAAATTCATAGTTTAATGCGGGCTACGCACACGCTTAAAGGTGGCGCTGCTAATGTTGGGCTAGAACTAATTAAGATGATAGCCCATTTTTTAGAAGATGTATTTAAGGCTCTATATAACCCAAATTTAGTAATTGATGCTGAATTGCAAACACTTTTAATCCAAGCTTATGAGTGTCTGAGCATAGCATTAAATACCGAGCTAATTGGAAGTACTGTTAATGACGAAGAACTACTGCAACGAGCAAGTTCCGTGTTTGCCCAACTGCAAGAAAAACTGGGTGATGCATTTGGTGCTGAGACTCATATTCCCACTTCTGAGGAATTAGGATTTGATATTGTACAGTCTGTTTTTGAAGTGGGAGTGCAACAACGTCTAAACAGTATTGCTGAAACTATTAATAATCCGCCAAATAATGCCGAATTTATTGAATTGTTACAATCTCAAGCTGAAGTATTTCTCGGCTTGGCAGAATCTCTAAATTTACCTGGATTGGGTGAAATTTCCCAAACAATTCTCTCAGCGCTGCAAGCAAACCCCACCCAAGTGCAGCAAATCGCAGAAATTGCCCTTGCAGATTTACAACAAGCACAAAAATTGGTACTAGCAGGCGATCGCACTTCTGGTGGACAGGCTTCTCCAAGCTTACAACAACTCACAACATTACCCAATAATCAAGTATCTGGAGAATTAGAAAATAATTCGTCTTCTGAGTCGTTTATCCTCAATGAACAAGAATTTTATCAATTTTTAACTACATCAGAAAATAATAAAAATGAATCTGTTAAACCAACAACTGCCAAGTTTTATTTAAAAGTAATTCGCTACATTTTTGGCTGGTTTAATCACCAGATGCAAATACCAGAATCAGAACTCAATTTGAGTTTACTCGTTCCCACATTACCCAGAACAAATCTGCTGAATTATATTGAAAATTGGCTGACAAAATTTCTGGCTTTTGTCCAAGAAGAAGATAGCCAAAGCCTTTGTATTTATCGTAATGGAATCATTTTAATCATTTTGTTTGCAGTTGCCAAATTTCAATATTACATTGAAAAATCTGACAACTACCTCTCCATAATTAAAATCTTGCAAAACAAGATTTATAAATTAGCAAAAAAATATAAAAACTATCCCCCTGTAACTAGCAAAGAAAAAAATTGGCTTGATAGTCCCAAGTTACAAACGCTGCTAGTTCTTAAAGAAATATCTAAATCTTCTGAAACCAGCGATGATCTTCTAGAAGTAATATGGGGAGAAGAATCTGACCAAAACTTGATTAATGAAGTTGTGACTAGCGAGACTGGGAATTCTTTAGAAGAGATGGATGTTCTGGAAACAGTTGTTGAAAGTATTCCTGATTCACCTCAACCAATTAACCAGCAAATAGAAGATAAATCACAGCATTTTCAAAATAAAAATTCTCGTCAACCTTCTTTTATTCGAGTAGATACAGATAAATTACAAAACCTGAATTATTTAGCAGGAGAATTGCTGATTTACCAAAAACGGCGGACTTTGCAAGATGAACAAGTCCAAGAAATAATTGAGCGATTAATGCAGCGACTCGCTAAACAACAAACAATTTTAAATGAATTACGTGATTTACCATTACAAATGCAAAATTTTGCTTCACAACAAACGCCAAGTTTTGCAGTGAAGTTTGACTCTCTGGAAATGGATGTATATACAGAATTTCAGATGACGTTACATGAAGCAATAGAAGAGACACTCCAACTACAAGAAACCACAGAGTCTCTTGACTTGCTTGTGACTCAAGCTGCTCAAATAAGTGGTAATAAAGAGAATTTAACTCTGAATATTATAGATAATTTAGTAGAAGCACGAATGTTGCCTTTGGGCAATATCCTGAATCGCTTTCCCCATATGGTAAATAAGTTGGGGAATGTTTATGCCAAACTTGTAGAATTGAAACTTTGTGGAACAGAAGTACTAGTTGATAAAGCGATCGCCGAAAAACTCTACGATCCTCTGTTACACTTAGTACGTAATGCTTTTGACCACGGTATTGAACCTCCACACATTCGCCGAGAGTTTGGTAAACCAGAACGAGGTTTAATCGAAATCTGTGCCTATCATCAAGGTAGCCAAACTGTTATCGAGATTCGAGACGATGGACAGGGATTGAATTTAGAAAGCATTCGCAGAAAAGCTGTTGAACTTTATCACATTCAAAGTGAAGAAAAAGCCAGAAGCTATGCTGCTAATCTAATGGAATCAGAACTTTTAGATTTGATATTTTCGCCGGGATTTTCCACTGCAAATAAAGTCAGTGAAATCTCTGGGCGCGGTATGGGGTTGGATATTGTGCGTACTCAAATGAACGCACTCAATGGTTCAGTTTCAGTTGAATCTCTACCCAACCAAGGAACAACATTCATACTCAAAATTCCTTTTTCTATGACTACTGAAAAACTAATGCTAGTTCAGGCTAAAGGTGTTATTTATGCCTTGCTTTTGAACAGCATCGAAAAAATATTGATTCCTTCTGATGAGCAGATTAAAGAAATTGAAGGGAAAAAAGTTTTGCATTGGAATGTAGAGCAGAATGAAACTATCGTCAGCCTGCGTCAACTTTCAGAGTTGATTTATTATCATGGTTCATTATTTAATAGTGCTACTCCATACAACACATCAAATACTCACGGTGCAAATATTAATAAAAACCCAGTGCTTTTACTACGGCGAAATCAAGGAATGTTTGCGTTAGAAGTTGACCAAATAATTGGTGAACAAGAACTAGTAATCAGACCTTTAGGAAATGCGATTGCACCGCCAAAATATATTTATGGTTGTAGTAGCTTACCTAGTGGTGACCTCATTTTAGTGATTGATGCTTCATTGCTATTAGAGTCAAGGGAGATTCCACAAAAAACACTTGATATTATCGCACTACCAACAACTTCTTCGTCAAATCAAAAATCTTTGCCGATATCATCAACACAAACTTTATCTTCTACACCGTTACTGACTCCATCGACTTCCACGGATACTGTAGAAACCCAATCTAGCTATGATCTAGAGTCAAATAATCAAATACCAAAAGTTATTTTAGTAGTCGATGATGCCATTAGTCTGCGCCAAACTATTTCTCTGACTCTGCAAAAATCTGGCTATCAAGTAATACAAGCTCAAAATGGTGTAGAAGCTCTAGAAAAGTTACAGTTACATCCAGAAATTCAAGTTGTAATCTCGGATTTAGAGATGCCAAGAATGAATGGTTTTGAGTTGTTGACTAATTTACGTCAACATCCAAATTTGGCAAAAATACCTGTGGTGATTCTTACTTCTCGCAGCGCTGAAAAGCATCGCCAGTTAGCCCAAGAATTGGGTGCAAAGGGCTATTTAACTAAGCCTTATTTAGAGCATGAATTTCTCTCGAAAATTAAGGATTTAGTTAACAGTAGTACAGAAAATTTTAAGCATTTGCTCACGGTGGCACCTCATTAA
- a CDS encoding Uma2 family endonuclease — protein MPNILLFLLNSIWANRMDWYFGVDMGVYHTTGVHFRVPVVPDAFLSLGVERKKGGKSRKSYAVWEENGIVPIFTLEMVSHTPGGEYDEKVEIYKKLGVLYYVIYNPEFWRRDQHQPFEVYKLIDENYQLQIGEPYFMPEIGLGIGRHQAVIGGIQQEFLCWYDERGNRYLTDAEQVQQERIRAEQEQQKAEKLAQYLRSLGVDPNNLPGN, from the coding sequence TTGCCCAACATTTTACTTTTTTTACTCAATTCCATTTGGGCAAATCGCATGGATTGGTACTTCGGAGTAGATATGGGAGTCTATCACACTACAGGAGTACATTTTAGAGTTCCTGTAGTCCCAGATGCTTTTTTGAGCCTGGGGGTAGAACGCAAAAAAGGTGGTAAATCTCGCAAAAGCTACGCAGTTTGGGAAGAAAATGGGATAGTTCCAATATTCACATTAGAAATGGTATCCCACACCCCAGGAGGTGAATACGATGAAAAGGTAGAGATATACAAAAAACTCGGTGTATTGTACTACGTAATTTATAACCCTGAATTTTGGCGACGTGACCAACATCAACCGTTTGAAGTGTATAAATTAATAGATGAAAACTACCAATTACAAATAGGTGAACCTTATTTCATGCCAGAAATTGGGTTAGGTATTGGGCGACATCAAGCCGTAATTGGCGGGATACAACAGGAGTTTTTATGTTGGTATGATGAGCGAGGAAATCGCTATTTGACAGACGCAGAGCAGGTACAACAGGAGCGAATCAGGGCTGAACAAGAACAGCAAAAGGCTGAAAAGTTAGCCCAGTATTTACGTTCTCTAGGTGTAGATCCAAATAATCTACCTGGTAATTAA
- a CDS encoding four helix bundle protein, giving the protein MAESIIQQKSFQFALKIIDLYIQLQDQREYVLSKQLLRSATSIGANVEEASGGQSRKDFLAKMYIAYKEARETKYWLRLLQQSKLVNIDLTNELMYADEIIRILSSIVKTTEDSINGVTPNP; this is encoded by the coding sequence TTGGCAGAAAGTATTATTCAGCAGAAAAGTTTTCAATTTGCTTTGAAAATTATTGACCTATATATTCAACTGCAAGATCAGCGAGAATATGTGCTTTCTAAACAGTTACTACGAAGTGCAACAAGTATTGGCGCAAATGTTGAAGAGGCTAGCGGTGGTCAGAGTAGAAAGGATTTTTTAGCAAAAATGTATATTGCATACAAAGAAGCTAGGGAAACCAAATACTGGTTACGTCTACTGCAACAGTCCAAACTAGTAAATATTGATTTAACGAATGAACTAATGTATGCAGACGAAATCATTCGGATTTTGAGTTCAATAGTCAAAACAACTGAAGACTCAATTAATGGAGTAACTCCCAACCCCTAA